In a single window of the Osmerus eperlanus chromosome 2, fOsmEpe2.1, whole genome shotgun sequence genome:
- the LOC134015241 gene encoding choline transporter-like protein 2 isoform X4, whose amino-acid sequence MMELQEKPKYGEPRKYDPTFKGPIYNRGCTDIICCVLFIIAILGYVAVGILAWSQGDPRKVIYPTDSRGQFCGQIGTPLDQKPFLFYFNIMKCASPLVLLEFQCPTTQMCVQKCPDKFMTLVKAYVNKEDFKYYKNFCQEGLTDKMTVPEILKAGLCPAMLTPSKPFTRRCFPALGQKGGEITVGNSSHFDDGSGTMRDAKDLVAGVKNATVVIEARQVAMKIFEDYTHSWYWILIGLVIAMLTSLLFIVLLRFLAGIMVWVMIVLVILVIGYGIFHCSMEYVSLKETPGSDVTLQDLGFQTDFAVYLQIRQTWLAFIIILAIVEVVIILLLIFLRKRILIAIALIKEASRAIGHVMSSLFYPLFTFVLLAMVIAYWAVTAVFLSTSNEPIYKVFNETACEYSRQNCDPANFTTSAMKASCPDAQCLFALYGGETPYHKYLIGLQFYNVFLFFWCANFVTALGQMTLAGAFASYYWAFVKPDDMPAFPVFASLGRSLRYHTGSLAFGSLILSIVQVIRVLLEYLDHKLKGTENKCTKFLLCCLKCCFWCLEKFIKFLNRNAYIMVAIYGKNFCASASDAFLLLMRNMIRVAVLDKVTDFLLFLGKLLIVGLVGIFAFFFFSGRVKALENTAPNLHYYWVPILTVVVGSYLIAHGFFSVYAMCVDTLFLCFLEDLERNDGSAERPYLMSESLLQVLKKKNKAEPAE is encoded by the exons cctggTCTCAGGGCGACCCCAGGAAGGTGATCTACCCCACGGACAGCAGAGGGCAGTTCTGTGGGCAGATCGGCACCCCTCTGGA TCAGAAGCCCTTTTTGTTCTACTTCAACATCATGAAGTGTGCCAGTCCCTTGGTGCTGCTGGAGTTCCAGTGTCCTACCACGCAA atgtgTGTGCAGAAGTGCCCTGATAAGTTTATGACCCTCGTCAAGGCTTACGTCAACAAAGAAGACTTCAAATATTACAAGAACTTCTGCCAGGAGGGGTTGACTGACAAAATG ACTGTCCCAGAGATCCTGAAAGCTGGCCTCTGTCCTGCCATGTTGACTCCTAGCAAGCCCT tcacacggaGATGCTTCCCAGCCCTGGGCCAAAAGGGAGGCGAGATCACCGTGGGAAACAGCTCCCATTTTGATGACGGCTCGGGGACAATGCGAGACGCCAAGGACCTGGTGGCAGGGGTCAA GAACGCCACAGTGGTGATCGAGGCACGCCAGGTGGCTATGAAGATCTTTGAGGATTACACTCACTCCTGGTACTGGATCCTCAT AGGCTTGGTCATCGCCATGCTCACCAGCCTCCTGTTCATCGTCCTCCTGCGCTTCCTGGCAGGCATCATGGTCTGGGTGATGATCGTCTTGGTGATCCTGGTCATAGGATAcg GCATTTTCCACTGCTCCATGGAGTACGTCTCCTTGAAGGAAACTCCTGGTTCAGACGTTACACTGCAGGACCTGGGCTTCCAGACGGACTTCGCTGTCTACCTCCAGATCAGACAGACCTGGCTGGCCTTCA TTATCATCCTGGCCATCGTGGAGGTCGTCATCATCCTCCTGCTCATCTTCCTCAGGAAGAGGATCCTTATCGCCATCGCCCTCATCAAGGAGGCCAGCAG GGCCATAGGGCATGTGATGTCGTCTCTGTTCTACCCCCTCTTCACCTTTGTCCTCCTGGCGATGGTCATCGCCTACTGGGCTGTCACCGCTGT TTTCCTATCCACGTCTAATGAGCCCATCTATAAGGTGTTCAACGAGACGGCGTGTGAGTACTCCAGACAGAACTGCGACCCAGCT aacTTCACCACCTCTGCCATGAAGGCCAGCTGCCCAGACGCCCAGTGTCTGTTTGCCTTGTACGGTGGCGAGACGCCCTACCACAAGTACCTGATCGGCCTGCAGTTCTACAACGTCTTCCTGTTCTTCTGGTGCGCCAACTTTGTCACGGCGCTGGGTCAGATGACCCTGGCCGGGGCCTTCGCCTCCTACTACTGGGCCTTCGTTAAGCCCGACGACATGCCGGCTTTCCCTGTCTTCGCCTCCCTAGGGAGatctctcag GTACCACACAGGATCTCTGGCCTTTGGTTCTCTGATCCTCTCCATTGTCCAGGTCATCAGGGTTCTGCTGGAGTACCTGGACCACAAGCTCAAAG GAACAGAGAACAAGTGCACTAAGTTCCTACTCTGCTGCCTCAAGTGCTGCTTCTGGTGTCTGGAGAAATTCATCAAGTTCCTCAACAGGAACGCCTACATCATG GTAGCGATATATGGCAAAAACTTTTGCGCATCCGCCAGTGATGCCTTTTTACTCCTCATGAGGAACATGATCAG GGTTGCCGTCCTGGACaaggtgacagacttcctgttgtTCCTGGGTAAACTGCTCATTGTGGGCCTCGTGG GAATCTTTgcgttcttcttcttctctgggaGGGTGAAGGCGTTGGAAAACACAGCCCCCAATCTGCACTATTACTGGGTGCCTATCCTG ACTGTGGTTGTCGGGTCATATCTCATCGCCCATGGGTTCTTCAGCGTGTACGCCATGTGCGTGgacactctcttcctctgcttct TGGAGGACCTCGAGAGGAATGACGGCAGTGCAGAGAGACCATACTTGATGTCCGAAAGCCTCCTCCAAGTcctgaagaagaagaacaaggCGGAGCCTGCGGAGTAG
- the LOC134015241 gene encoding choline transporter-like protein 2 isoform X1: MPEENFYGKNGEPRKYDPTFKGPIYNRGCTDIICCVLFIIAILGYVAVGILAWSQGDPRKVIYPTDSRGQFCGQIGTPLDQKPFLFYFNIMKCASPLVLLEFQCPTTQMCVQKCPDKFMTLVKAYVNKEDFKYYKNFCQEGLTDKMTVPEILKAGLCPAMLTPSKPFTRRCFPALGQKGGEITVGNSSHFDDGSGTMRDAKDLVAGVKNATVVIEARQVAMKIFEDYTHSWYWILIGLVIAMLTSLLFIVLLRFLAGIMVWVMIVLVILVIGYGIFHCSMEYVSLKETPGSDVTLQDLGFQTDFAVYLQIRQTWLAFIIILAIVEVVIILLLIFLRKRILIAIALIKEASRAIGHVMSSLFYPLFTFVLLAMVIAYWAVTAVFLSTSNEPIYKVFNETACEYSRQNCDPANFTTSAMKASCPDAQCLFALYGGETPYHKYLIGLQFYNVFLFFWCANFVTALGQMTLAGAFASYYWAFVKPDDMPAFPVFASLGRSLRYHTGSLAFGSLILSIVQVIRVLLEYLDHKLKGTENKCTKFLLCCLKCCFWCLEKFIKFLNRNAYIMVAIYGKNFCASASDAFLLLMRNMIRVAVLDKVTDFLLFLGKLLIVGLVGIFAFFFFSGRVKALENTAPNLHYYWVPILTVVVGSYLIAHGFFSVYAMCVDTLFLCFCEDLERNDGSAERPYFMSATLHDILWENKAPENVDPEASVPLRSDSQEVQLRLQPQEGEKKEEEDTG; the protein is encoded by the exons cctggTCTCAGGGCGACCCCAGGAAGGTGATCTACCCCACGGACAGCAGAGGGCAGTTCTGTGGGCAGATCGGCACCCCTCTGGA TCAGAAGCCCTTTTTGTTCTACTTCAACATCATGAAGTGTGCCAGTCCCTTGGTGCTGCTGGAGTTCCAGTGTCCTACCACGCAA atgtgTGTGCAGAAGTGCCCTGATAAGTTTATGACCCTCGTCAAGGCTTACGTCAACAAAGAAGACTTCAAATATTACAAGAACTTCTGCCAGGAGGGGTTGACTGACAAAATG ACTGTCCCAGAGATCCTGAAAGCTGGCCTCTGTCCTGCCATGTTGACTCCTAGCAAGCCCT tcacacggaGATGCTTCCCAGCCCTGGGCCAAAAGGGAGGCGAGATCACCGTGGGAAACAGCTCCCATTTTGATGACGGCTCGGGGACAATGCGAGACGCCAAGGACCTGGTGGCAGGGGTCAA GAACGCCACAGTGGTGATCGAGGCACGCCAGGTGGCTATGAAGATCTTTGAGGATTACACTCACTCCTGGTACTGGATCCTCAT AGGCTTGGTCATCGCCATGCTCACCAGCCTCCTGTTCATCGTCCTCCTGCGCTTCCTGGCAGGCATCATGGTCTGGGTGATGATCGTCTTGGTGATCCTGGTCATAGGATAcg GCATTTTCCACTGCTCCATGGAGTACGTCTCCTTGAAGGAAACTCCTGGTTCAGACGTTACACTGCAGGACCTGGGCTTCCAGACGGACTTCGCTGTCTACCTCCAGATCAGACAGACCTGGCTGGCCTTCA TTATCATCCTGGCCATCGTGGAGGTCGTCATCATCCTCCTGCTCATCTTCCTCAGGAAGAGGATCCTTATCGCCATCGCCCTCATCAAGGAGGCCAGCAG GGCCATAGGGCATGTGATGTCGTCTCTGTTCTACCCCCTCTTCACCTTTGTCCTCCTGGCGATGGTCATCGCCTACTGGGCTGTCACCGCTGT TTTCCTATCCACGTCTAATGAGCCCATCTATAAGGTGTTCAACGAGACGGCGTGTGAGTACTCCAGACAGAACTGCGACCCAGCT aacTTCACCACCTCTGCCATGAAGGCCAGCTGCCCAGACGCCCAGTGTCTGTTTGCCTTGTACGGTGGCGAGACGCCCTACCACAAGTACCTGATCGGCCTGCAGTTCTACAACGTCTTCCTGTTCTTCTGGTGCGCCAACTTTGTCACGGCGCTGGGTCAGATGACCCTGGCCGGGGCCTTCGCCTCCTACTACTGGGCCTTCGTTAAGCCCGACGACATGCCGGCTTTCCCTGTCTTCGCCTCCCTAGGGAGatctctcag GTACCACACAGGATCTCTGGCCTTTGGTTCTCTGATCCTCTCCATTGTCCAGGTCATCAGGGTTCTGCTGGAGTACCTGGACCACAAGCTCAAAG GAACAGAGAACAAGTGCACTAAGTTCCTACTCTGCTGCCTCAAGTGCTGCTTCTGGTGTCTGGAGAAATTCATCAAGTTCCTCAACAGGAACGCCTACATCATG GTAGCGATATATGGCAAAAACTTTTGCGCATCCGCCAGTGATGCCTTTTTACTCCTCATGAGGAACATGATCAG GGTTGCCGTCCTGGACaaggtgacagacttcctgttgtTCCTGGGTAAACTGCTCATTGTGGGCCTCGTGG GAATCTTTgcgttcttcttcttctctgggaGGGTGAAGGCGTTGGAAAACACAGCCCCCAATCTGCACTATTACTGGGTGCCTATCCTG ACTGTGGTTGTCGGGTCATATCTCATCGCCCATGGGTTCTTCAGCGTGTACGCCATGTGCGTGgacactctcttcctctgcttct GCGAGGACCTGGAGAGAAATGACGGTTCGGCGGAGCGTCCATATTTCATGTCAGCGACCCTCCATGACATCCTGTGGGAGAACAAGGCTCCTGAGAACGTGGACCCGGAGGCCTCTGTACCTCTGCGGTCCGACAGCCAGGAGGTCCAGCTCCGACTGCAGCCACAGGAAGgggagaagaaggaagaggaggacacggGTTAA
- the LOC134015241 gene encoding choline transporter-like protein 2 isoform X3, protein MPEENFYGKNGEPRKYDPTFKGPIYNRGCTDIICCVLFIIAILGYVAVGILAWSQGDPRKVIYPTDSRGQFCGQIGTPLDQKPFLFYFNIMKCASPLVLLEFQCPTTQMCVQKCPDKFMTLVKAYVNKEDFKYYKNFCQEGLTDKMTVPEILKAGLCPAMLTPSKPFTRRCFPALGQKGGEITVGNSSHFDDGSGTMRDAKDLVAGVKNATVVIEARQVAMKIFEDYTHSWYWILIGLVIAMLTSLLFIVLLRFLAGIMVWVMIVLVILVIGYGIFHCSMEYVSLKETPGSDVTLQDLGFQTDFAVYLQIRQTWLAFIIILAIVEVVIILLLIFLRKRILIAIALIKEASRAIGHVMSSLFYPLFTFVLLAMVIAYWAVTAVFLSTSNEPIYKVFNETACEYSRQNCDPANFTTSAMKASCPDAQCLFALYGGETPYHKYLIGLQFYNVFLFFWCANFVTALGQMTLAGAFASYYWAFVKPDDMPAFPVFASLGRSLRYHTGSLAFGSLILSIVQVIRVLLEYLDHKLKGTENKCTKFLLCCLKCCFWCLEKFIKFLNRNAYIMVAIYGKNFCASASDAFLLLMRNMIRVAVLDKVTDFLLFLGKLLIVGLVGIFAFFFFSGRVKALENTAPNLHYYWVPILTVVVGSYLIAHGFFSVYAMCVDTLFLCFLEDLERNDGSAERPYLMSESLLQVLKKKNKAEPAE, encoded by the exons cctggTCTCAGGGCGACCCCAGGAAGGTGATCTACCCCACGGACAGCAGAGGGCAGTTCTGTGGGCAGATCGGCACCCCTCTGGA TCAGAAGCCCTTTTTGTTCTACTTCAACATCATGAAGTGTGCCAGTCCCTTGGTGCTGCTGGAGTTCCAGTGTCCTACCACGCAA atgtgTGTGCAGAAGTGCCCTGATAAGTTTATGACCCTCGTCAAGGCTTACGTCAACAAAGAAGACTTCAAATATTACAAGAACTTCTGCCAGGAGGGGTTGACTGACAAAATG ACTGTCCCAGAGATCCTGAAAGCTGGCCTCTGTCCTGCCATGTTGACTCCTAGCAAGCCCT tcacacggaGATGCTTCCCAGCCCTGGGCCAAAAGGGAGGCGAGATCACCGTGGGAAACAGCTCCCATTTTGATGACGGCTCGGGGACAATGCGAGACGCCAAGGACCTGGTGGCAGGGGTCAA GAACGCCACAGTGGTGATCGAGGCACGCCAGGTGGCTATGAAGATCTTTGAGGATTACACTCACTCCTGGTACTGGATCCTCAT AGGCTTGGTCATCGCCATGCTCACCAGCCTCCTGTTCATCGTCCTCCTGCGCTTCCTGGCAGGCATCATGGTCTGGGTGATGATCGTCTTGGTGATCCTGGTCATAGGATAcg GCATTTTCCACTGCTCCATGGAGTACGTCTCCTTGAAGGAAACTCCTGGTTCAGACGTTACACTGCAGGACCTGGGCTTCCAGACGGACTTCGCTGTCTACCTCCAGATCAGACAGACCTGGCTGGCCTTCA TTATCATCCTGGCCATCGTGGAGGTCGTCATCATCCTCCTGCTCATCTTCCTCAGGAAGAGGATCCTTATCGCCATCGCCCTCATCAAGGAGGCCAGCAG GGCCATAGGGCATGTGATGTCGTCTCTGTTCTACCCCCTCTTCACCTTTGTCCTCCTGGCGATGGTCATCGCCTACTGGGCTGTCACCGCTGT TTTCCTATCCACGTCTAATGAGCCCATCTATAAGGTGTTCAACGAGACGGCGTGTGAGTACTCCAGACAGAACTGCGACCCAGCT aacTTCACCACCTCTGCCATGAAGGCCAGCTGCCCAGACGCCCAGTGTCTGTTTGCCTTGTACGGTGGCGAGACGCCCTACCACAAGTACCTGATCGGCCTGCAGTTCTACAACGTCTTCCTGTTCTTCTGGTGCGCCAACTTTGTCACGGCGCTGGGTCAGATGACCCTGGCCGGGGCCTTCGCCTCCTACTACTGGGCCTTCGTTAAGCCCGACGACATGCCGGCTTTCCCTGTCTTCGCCTCCCTAGGGAGatctctcag GTACCACACAGGATCTCTGGCCTTTGGTTCTCTGATCCTCTCCATTGTCCAGGTCATCAGGGTTCTGCTGGAGTACCTGGACCACAAGCTCAAAG GAACAGAGAACAAGTGCACTAAGTTCCTACTCTGCTGCCTCAAGTGCTGCTTCTGGTGTCTGGAGAAATTCATCAAGTTCCTCAACAGGAACGCCTACATCATG GTAGCGATATATGGCAAAAACTTTTGCGCATCCGCCAGTGATGCCTTTTTACTCCTCATGAGGAACATGATCAG GGTTGCCGTCCTGGACaaggtgacagacttcctgttgtTCCTGGGTAAACTGCTCATTGTGGGCCTCGTGG GAATCTTTgcgttcttcttcttctctgggaGGGTGAAGGCGTTGGAAAACACAGCCCCCAATCTGCACTATTACTGGGTGCCTATCCTG ACTGTGGTTGTCGGGTCATATCTCATCGCCCATGGGTTCTTCAGCGTGTACGCCATGTGCGTGgacactctcttcctctgcttct TGGAGGACCTCGAGAGGAATGACGGCAGTGCAGAGAGACCATACTTGATGTCCGAAAGCCTCCTCCAAGTcctgaagaagaagaacaaggCGGAGCCTGCGGAGTAG
- the LOC134015241 gene encoding choline transporter-like protein 2 isoform X2 yields MMELQEKPKYGEPRKYDPTFKGPIYNRGCTDIICCVLFIIAILGYVAVGILAWSQGDPRKVIYPTDSRGQFCGQIGTPLDQKPFLFYFNIMKCASPLVLLEFQCPTTQMCVQKCPDKFMTLVKAYVNKEDFKYYKNFCQEGLTDKMTVPEILKAGLCPAMLTPSKPFTRRCFPALGQKGGEITVGNSSHFDDGSGTMRDAKDLVAGVKNATVVIEARQVAMKIFEDYTHSWYWILIGLVIAMLTSLLFIVLLRFLAGIMVWVMIVLVILVIGYGIFHCSMEYVSLKETPGSDVTLQDLGFQTDFAVYLQIRQTWLAFIIILAIVEVVIILLLIFLRKRILIAIALIKEASRAIGHVMSSLFYPLFTFVLLAMVIAYWAVTAVFLSTSNEPIYKVFNETACEYSRQNCDPANFTTSAMKASCPDAQCLFALYGGETPYHKYLIGLQFYNVFLFFWCANFVTALGQMTLAGAFASYYWAFVKPDDMPAFPVFASLGRSLRYHTGSLAFGSLILSIVQVIRVLLEYLDHKLKGTENKCTKFLLCCLKCCFWCLEKFIKFLNRNAYIMVAIYGKNFCASASDAFLLLMRNMIRVAVLDKVTDFLLFLGKLLIVGLVGIFAFFFFSGRVKALENTAPNLHYYWVPILTVVVGSYLIAHGFFSVYAMCVDTLFLCFCEDLERNDGSAERPYFMSATLHDILWENKAPENVDPEASVPLRSDSQEVQLRLQPQEGEKKEEEDTG; encoded by the exons cctggTCTCAGGGCGACCCCAGGAAGGTGATCTACCCCACGGACAGCAGAGGGCAGTTCTGTGGGCAGATCGGCACCCCTCTGGA TCAGAAGCCCTTTTTGTTCTACTTCAACATCATGAAGTGTGCCAGTCCCTTGGTGCTGCTGGAGTTCCAGTGTCCTACCACGCAA atgtgTGTGCAGAAGTGCCCTGATAAGTTTATGACCCTCGTCAAGGCTTACGTCAACAAAGAAGACTTCAAATATTACAAGAACTTCTGCCAGGAGGGGTTGACTGACAAAATG ACTGTCCCAGAGATCCTGAAAGCTGGCCTCTGTCCTGCCATGTTGACTCCTAGCAAGCCCT tcacacggaGATGCTTCCCAGCCCTGGGCCAAAAGGGAGGCGAGATCACCGTGGGAAACAGCTCCCATTTTGATGACGGCTCGGGGACAATGCGAGACGCCAAGGACCTGGTGGCAGGGGTCAA GAACGCCACAGTGGTGATCGAGGCACGCCAGGTGGCTATGAAGATCTTTGAGGATTACACTCACTCCTGGTACTGGATCCTCAT AGGCTTGGTCATCGCCATGCTCACCAGCCTCCTGTTCATCGTCCTCCTGCGCTTCCTGGCAGGCATCATGGTCTGGGTGATGATCGTCTTGGTGATCCTGGTCATAGGATAcg GCATTTTCCACTGCTCCATGGAGTACGTCTCCTTGAAGGAAACTCCTGGTTCAGACGTTACACTGCAGGACCTGGGCTTCCAGACGGACTTCGCTGTCTACCTCCAGATCAGACAGACCTGGCTGGCCTTCA TTATCATCCTGGCCATCGTGGAGGTCGTCATCATCCTCCTGCTCATCTTCCTCAGGAAGAGGATCCTTATCGCCATCGCCCTCATCAAGGAGGCCAGCAG GGCCATAGGGCATGTGATGTCGTCTCTGTTCTACCCCCTCTTCACCTTTGTCCTCCTGGCGATGGTCATCGCCTACTGGGCTGTCACCGCTGT TTTCCTATCCACGTCTAATGAGCCCATCTATAAGGTGTTCAACGAGACGGCGTGTGAGTACTCCAGACAGAACTGCGACCCAGCT aacTTCACCACCTCTGCCATGAAGGCCAGCTGCCCAGACGCCCAGTGTCTGTTTGCCTTGTACGGTGGCGAGACGCCCTACCACAAGTACCTGATCGGCCTGCAGTTCTACAACGTCTTCCTGTTCTTCTGGTGCGCCAACTTTGTCACGGCGCTGGGTCAGATGACCCTGGCCGGGGCCTTCGCCTCCTACTACTGGGCCTTCGTTAAGCCCGACGACATGCCGGCTTTCCCTGTCTTCGCCTCCCTAGGGAGatctctcag GTACCACACAGGATCTCTGGCCTTTGGTTCTCTGATCCTCTCCATTGTCCAGGTCATCAGGGTTCTGCTGGAGTACCTGGACCACAAGCTCAAAG GAACAGAGAACAAGTGCACTAAGTTCCTACTCTGCTGCCTCAAGTGCTGCTTCTGGTGTCTGGAGAAATTCATCAAGTTCCTCAACAGGAACGCCTACATCATG GTAGCGATATATGGCAAAAACTTTTGCGCATCCGCCAGTGATGCCTTTTTACTCCTCATGAGGAACATGATCAG GGTTGCCGTCCTGGACaaggtgacagacttcctgttgtTCCTGGGTAAACTGCTCATTGTGGGCCTCGTGG GAATCTTTgcgttcttcttcttctctgggaGGGTGAAGGCGTTGGAAAACACAGCCCCCAATCTGCACTATTACTGGGTGCCTATCCTG ACTGTGGTTGTCGGGTCATATCTCATCGCCCATGGGTTCTTCAGCGTGTACGCCATGTGCGTGgacactctcttcctctgcttct GCGAGGACCTGGAGAGAAATGACGGTTCGGCGGAGCGTCCATATTTCATGTCAGCGACCCTCCATGACATCCTGTGGGAGAACAAGGCTCCTGAGAACGTGGACCCGGAGGCCTCTGTACCTCTGCGGTCCGACAGCCAGGAGGTCCAGCTCCGACTGCAGCCACAGGAAGgggagaagaaggaagaggaggacacggGTTAA